One stretch of Deinococcus carri DNA includes these proteins:
- a CDS encoding MgtC/SapB family protein, protein METFWTELKLMQGLLAAFVLSGLIGWEREGRGHNAGLRTHILVGVSAALFVVLADTLILRFADDSAQVRFDLVGVLGAVVSGVSFLGAGAIFSDRRGEGARGLTTAAGLLATAGVGVACGLHLYVLATGATLLFLFTLGWLGRLLGEKNREEAGGLPGADRERS, encoded by the coding sequence GTGGAGACCTTCTGGACCGAATTGAAGCTGATGCAGGGCCTGCTCGCCGCCTTCGTGCTGAGCGGCCTGATCGGCTGGGAGCGCGAGGGGCGGGGGCACAACGCCGGGCTACGGACCCACATTCTGGTGGGGGTGAGTGCCGCCCTGTTCGTGGTGCTGGCCGACACGCTGATCCTGCGCTTCGCGGACGACTCGGCGCAGGTCCGCTTTGACCTGGTGGGCGTGCTGGGGGCGGTGGTCAGCGGAGTGAGCTTTCTGGGGGCCGGGGCCATCTTCTCCGACCGGCGGGGCGAGGGGGCCAGGGGACTCACTACCGCGGCGGGCCTGCTCGCCACGGCGGGCGTCGGCGTGGCCTGTGGCCTGCACCTGTACGTGCTGGCGACCGGGGCCACACTGCTCTTTCTGTTCACGCTGGGCTGGCTTGGCCGCCTGCTCGGGGAGAAGAACCGCGAGGAGGCCGGGGGGCTGCCAGGGGCCGACCGGGAACGTTCCTGA
- a CDS encoding UbiA family prenyltransferase, producing MRPLTLPARLSARRVLAVSRPALWVNTVGTLVMGLWLTGRLLAPQPGLLVLLVYLTLPFNLLIYGLNDLADREEDALSARKGGWQGARLGPGEGAPLLTAILALNAPFLLALALLLPPAASLLLLLSAGLFVAYSVPPLRLKGRPFLDGLSNVAYALPLALPALALGAAVPWLPLAALMAYSVGKHAFDAAQDVPADRLAGTRTVATTLGVRSTAAYALAWFLLAGALLWPLSRLTAAALWLVCGGMAVSLLRRPTPRRAARLYPLSIATPWLVGTVAGVPLVYLLARGLWP from the coding sequence ATGCGTCCCCTGACCCTCCCTGCCCGACTCTCTGCGCGCCGCGTGCTGGCCGTTTCCCGGCCGGCGCTGTGGGTCAACACGGTGGGCACGCTGGTGATGGGGCTGTGGCTGACTGGGAGGCTCCTTGCGCCCCAGCCGGGGCTGCTGGTGCTGCTGGTTTACCTGACCCTGCCCTTCAACCTGCTGATCTACGGCCTCAACGACCTGGCCGACCGCGAGGAGGACGCCCTCTCCGCCCGCAAGGGGGGCTGGCAGGGTGCGCGGCTGGGGCCGGGCGAGGGGGCACCGCTGCTCACGGCCATCCTGGCGCTGAATGCCCCCTTTCTGCTGGCGCTCGCGCTGCTGCTGCCCCCGGCGGCCAGCCTGCTGCTGCTGCTGAGTGCCGGCCTCTTTGTGGCCTACAGCGTGCCGCCGCTGCGCCTGAAGGGCCGCCCCTTTCTGGACGGGCTGAGCAACGTGGCCTACGCGCTGCCGCTGGCCCTGCCCGCGCTGGCGCTGGGGGCGGCGGTGCCCTGGCTGCCGCTGGCCGCCCTGATGGCCTACTCGGTGGGCAAGCACGCCTTCGACGCCGCGCAGGACGTGCCCGCCGACCGCCTGGCCGGGACCCGCACCGTCGCCACCACGCTAGGCGTGCGGAGCACAGCGGCCTACGCGCTGGCCTGGTTTCTCCTCGCGGGGGCGCTGCTGTGGCCGCTCAGCCGCCTGACCGCCGCCGCGCTGTGGCTGGTGTGCGGCGGGATGGCCGTGAGCCTGCTGCGCCGTCCCACGCCCCGGCGGGCCGCCCGGCTGTACCCCCTCAGCATCGCCACGCCCTGGCTGGTGGGGACGGTGGCGGGGGTGCCGCTGGTGTATCTGCTGGCGCGGGGGCTGTGGCCTTGA
- a CDS encoding SDR family oxidoreductase, with product MTLIGVTGAPGNVGTPLVQALLARGAHVRVLARRPDHARATLGEQPGLEFGHLEFGDRRTYVAAFQGVERLFVTRPPQLSRVTRDMVPALDVALGAGVRQMVLLSLQGAEHNPLVPHAQLEKYLLGTGADFTLLRPGFFMQNLTTMHLPELRGGEVFVPAGRGRTSFIDVRDIAEVGAVVLTEPGHAGQAYELTGAEALSYAEVAAKFSAATGRLIRYTDPSPLAFYRRLRERGVSTGQLLIMEAIYATARFGLAARVTPDTARLLGRPPRSFDQFAHDAAPLLTQETPHA from the coding sequence GTGACGCTGATCGGCGTGACGGGTGCGCCGGGCAACGTGGGCACGCCGCTGGTGCAGGCGCTGCTGGCCCGCGGCGCGCATGTGCGGGTGCTGGCCCGCCGCCCCGACCACGCCCGCGCCACCCTCGGGGAGCAGCCGGGGCTGGAGTTCGGGCACCTCGAATTTGGTGACCGGCGCACCTACGTCGCGGCCTTTCAGGGGGTGGAGCGTCTGTTCGTGACGCGGCCCCCGCAACTCAGCCGGGTCACGCGCGACATGGTGCCCGCGCTGGACGTGGCGCTGGGGGCAGGTGTGCGGCAGATGGTCCTGCTCTCGCTGCAAGGCGCGGAACACAACCCGCTCGTGCCGCACGCGCAGCTCGAAAAGTACCTGTTGGGCACCGGGGCCGACTTCACCCTGCTGCGCCCCGGCTTCTTCATGCAGAACCTGACCACCATGCACCTGCCCGAACTGCGCGGGGGCGAGGTGTTCGTTCCGGCGGGCCGGGGCCGCACCAGCTTCATAGACGTGCGCGACATCGCGGAGGTGGGGGCCGTGGTCCTCACGGAGCCGGGGCACGCGGGGCAGGCGTACGAACTGACGGGCGCGGAGGCCCTCAGCTATGCCGAGGTCGCCGCGAAGTTCAGCGCCGCCACGGGCCGCCTCATCCGCTACACCGACCCCAGCCCGCTCGCCTTCTACCGCCGCCTGCGGGAGCGTGGCGTCAGCACCGGGCAACTGCTGATCATGGAAGCCATCTACGCCACGGCCCGCTTCGGCCTCGCCGCCCGCGTCACGCCCGACACCGCCCGCCTGCTGGGGCGTCCGCCCCGCTCCTTTGACCAGTTCGCCCACGACGCCGCCCCCCTTCTGACCCAGGAGACTCCCCATGCTTAA
- the pruA gene encoding L-glutamate gamma-semialdehyde dehydrogenase has protein sequence MLKVQDYRPQPFIDFTQPENVAAYQAALQKVRAELVGKHYPLVINGERVDTAERLTSVNPCDTSEVIGTTAKATIEDAQRALDGAWQAFETWKTWDMDARARILLKAAAILKRRRLEACALMTLEVGKSYAEADVEVAEAIDFLEYYGRNATKYAGFGAAETTWFEGEENGLMYLPLGVGISISPWNFPCAIFLGMLAAPLVVGNCVIAKPAEDSGLIAGFVVDILIEAGLPAGVLQFLPGVGSEVGEYLTTHARTRFITFTGSRAVGLHINEVAAKTQPGQKWIKKVVLELGGKDALIVDETADLDNAVTAATQSAFGFNGQKCSAMSRLIVVDEVYDAVVSAFVERARGLKVGTGEENANVTAVVNEESFEKISSYLTLGKSEGEVLLGGEAPGEYGGKKGYYVQPTIIGDVQRDARIAQEEIFGPVVAVLRARDWQDALAIANSTEYGLTGGVCSNKRERLEQARAEFEVGNLYLNRKITGAIVGVQPFGGYNMSGTDSKAGGPDYLANFLQLKAVTERW, from the coding sequence ATGCTTAAAGTTCAGGACTACCGCCCCCAACCCTTCATCGACTTCACCCAGCCCGAGAACGTGGCCGCGTACCAGGCCGCCCTGCAGAAGGTCCGCGCCGAGCTGGTAGGCAAGCACTATCCCCTCGTCATCAACGGCGAGCGGGTGGACACGGCGGAGCGGCTGACCTCGGTCAACCCCTGCGACACCTCGGAGGTCATCGGCACGACCGCGAAGGCCACCATCGAGGACGCGCAGCGGGCCCTCGACGGCGCGTGGCAGGCCTTCGAGACGTGGAAGACGTGGGACATGGACGCCCGCGCCCGGATTCTGCTGAAGGCCGCCGCGATCCTGAAGCGCCGCCGCCTGGAAGCCTGCGCGCTGATGACGCTGGAGGTCGGCAAGAGCTACGCCGAGGCCGACGTGGAAGTGGCCGAGGCGATCGACTTCCTGGAGTACTACGGCCGCAACGCGACGAAGTACGCGGGCTTCGGGGCCGCCGAGACCACGTGGTTCGAGGGTGAGGAAAACGGGCTGATGTACCTGCCGCTGGGTGTGGGCATCAGCATCTCGCCCTGGAACTTCCCCTGCGCGATTTTCCTGGGGATGCTGGCCGCGCCGCTGGTGGTCGGCAACTGCGTGATCGCCAAGCCCGCCGAGGACTCGGGCCTGATCGCGGGCTTCGTGGTGGACATCCTGATCGAGGCGGGCCTGCCCGCCGGGGTGCTGCAATTCCTGCCCGGCGTGGGGTCGGAGGTGGGCGAGTACCTCACCACGCACGCGAGGACGCGCTTCATCACCTTTACCGGCAGCCGTGCGGTGGGCCTGCACATCAACGAGGTCGCCGCCAAGACCCAGCCCGGCCAGAAGTGGATCAAGAAGGTCGTGCTGGAACTGGGAGGCAAGGACGCCCTGATCGTGGACGAGACGGCGGACCTGGACAACGCCGTGACCGCCGCGACCCAGAGCGCCTTCGGCTTCAACGGCCAGAAGTGCAGCGCCATGAGCCGCCTGATCGTGGTGGACGAGGTGTACGACGCGGTCGTGAGCGCCTTTGTCGAGCGGGCGCGCGGCCTCAAGGTGGGCACGGGCGAGGAGAACGCCAACGTGACGGCCGTCGTGAACGAGGAGAGCTTCGAGAAGATCAGCAGCTACCTCACCCTGGGCAAGAGTGAGGGCGAGGTGCTGCTGGGCGGCGAGGCCCCCGGCGAGTACGGCGGCAAGAAGGGCTACTACGTCCAGCCCACCATCATCGGGGACGTGCAGCGGGACGCCCGCATCGCCCAGGAGGAAATCTTCGGCCCGGTGGTGGCGGTGCTGCGCGCCCGCGATTGGCAGGACGCGCTGGCGATTGCCAACTCGACCGAGTACGGCCTGACGGGCGGCGTGTGCAGCAACAAGCGCGAGCGGCTGGAGCAGGCCCGTGCCGAGTTCGAGGTCGGCAACCTGTACCTCAACCGCAAGATCACCGGGGCTATCGTGGGCGTGCAGCCCTTCGGCGGGTACAACATGAGCGGCACCGACTCCAAGGCAGGCGGCCCGGACTACCTCGCCAACTTCCTGCAACTCAAGGCCGTGACCGAGCGCTGGTAA
- a CDS encoding GntR family transcriptional regulator: MASFERPTLVRDGVYGHLRRAVLDGEIAPGERLGEAELGERLGVSRTPIREALMRLTQEGLLVAEANKGVRVRTVTAAEARDTYVVREELDGLAAALAAQAHTGADEGALRAALAALNAARGGDYREQTRLDLAFHQAVTLAAHNAALADLAQVLSLRVALIKHQTRTYNAHPDTAAQHAAILQAILARDADAAREAARTHVRTFAALVMQNLGESK; the protein is encoded by the coding sequence ATGGCCTCCTTCGAGCGACCCACTCTGGTGCGTGACGGTGTGTATGGACACCTGCGCCGCGCCGTGCTGGACGGAGAGATCGCCCCCGGCGAGCGGCTGGGCGAGGCGGAGCTGGGTGAGCGGCTGGGCGTGAGCCGGACGCCGATCCGGGAGGCCCTGATGCGGCTGACCCAGGAAGGCCTGCTGGTCGCAGAGGCGAACAAGGGCGTGCGTGTCCGCACGGTGACCGCCGCAGAGGCGCGCGACACCTACGTGGTGCGCGAGGAACTCGACGGGCTGGCCGCCGCCCTCGCCGCCCAGGCACACACCGGGGCTGACGAGGGGGCGCTGCGGGCGGCCCTGGCCGCGCTGAACGCCGCTCGGGGAGGCGACTACCGCGAGCAGACCCGGCTGGACCTCGCCTTTCACCAGGCGGTGACGCTGGCCGCGCACAACGCCGCGCTGGCCGATCTGGCGCAGGTGCTTTCGCTGCGGGTGGCCCTGATCAAGCACCAGACCCGCACCTACAACGCCCACCCCGACACCGCCGCGCAACATGCCGCCATCCTCCAGGCCATCCTCGCGCGCGATGCGGACGCCGCCCGCGAGGCCGCCCGCACGCACGTCCGCACCTTCGCCGCCCTCGTCATGCAGAACCTCGGAGAGTCCAAATGA
- a CDS encoding S41 family peptidase: MKIQLSLAVLGLTALLSACSTDTTTKTPQPTTNAEIPNVPRTVTPDRYGCPAGDSAQRPISALLGAGMQGDNYLPRLRPQTDLPDTMQDMLYSVKSLMNVYYYGFSAVDLDRVHDQAYQDTKKLFPKALASYFVPYANDARIDPLMSAYIDNFKDEHTFYRNYSQADAYRRAINNQPTATPVFGLNYAPVPGKDGAVLTDTRVGGPAFTAGLRRGDVLLSVDGTPLKRAGASDSDAQAAYSKIISAAAAKQADVTFVVRRGSEERSVTLKAALLNGAAQPWGEMRTGEGGKKHYYLRIPTFSGQGIAQRVHDLMREAQAQGATDVIIDLRNNGGGYLREYVGAVAAFSPATAGEQVRYSDGSGSSFSFDSKGVEFSASCYDPELTLPLKDTTTFTGKTAVLLNENSASASEMFSQNIRAGKNTVLIGEPTYGISNTVTGSFDLPAQRNMSVTMGRVLLNGKYADEQVKPDVAVKDDLALLADGRDVGLEAAFSQLK, encoded by the coding sequence ATGAAAATTCAGCTCTCCCTGGCGGTTCTTGGCCTGACGGCCCTGCTCTCGGCTTGCAGCACGGACACGACGACCAAGACGCCGCAGCCGACCACCAATGCCGAAATCCCCAACGTGCCTCGCACGGTGACGCCGGACAGGTACGGCTGCCCGGCGGGCGACAGCGCGCAGCGGCCCATCTCGGCGCTGCTGGGGGCAGGGATGCAGGGCGACAACTACCTGCCCCGGCTGCGGCCCCAGACCGACCTGCCCGACACCATGCAGGACATGCTCTACAGCGTCAAGAGCCTGATGAACGTGTACTACTACGGCTTCTCGGCGGTGGACCTCGACAGGGTGCACGATCAGGCGTACCAGGACACCAAGAAACTCTTCCCCAAAGCCCTCGCCAGCTACTTCGTGCCGTATGCCAACGACGCCAGGATCGACCCGCTGATGTCGGCCTATATCGACAACTTCAAGGACGAACACACCTTCTACCGCAACTACTCGCAGGCCGACGCCTACCGCCGCGCCATCAACAACCAGCCGACCGCCACGCCGGTGTTCGGCCTGAACTACGCCCCGGTGCCCGGCAAGGATGGCGCGGTCCTGACCGACACCCGGGTGGGCGGTCCCGCCTTCACGGCCGGGCTGCGCCGCGGCGACGTGCTGCTGAGCGTGGACGGCACGCCCCTGAAGCGCGCCGGGGCCAGCGACAGCGACGCCCAGGCCGCCTACAGCAAGATCATCAGTGCGGCGGCGGCCAAGCAGGCGGACGTGACCTTCGTGGTGCGGCGGGGCAGCGAGGAGCGCAGCGTGACCCTCAAGGCGGCGCTGCTGAACGGCGCGGCCCAGCCCTGGGGCGAGATGCGTACGGGCGAGGGCGGCAAGAAGCACTACTACCTGCGGATTCCCACCTTCAGCGGGCAGGGCATCGCCCAGCGCGTCCATGACCTGATGCGTGAAGCGCAGGCCCAGGGCGCGACGGACGTGATCATCGACCTGCGCAACAACGGCGGCGGCTACCTGCGCGAGTACGTCGGCGCGGTGGCGGCCTTCTCGCCCGCGACGGCAGGGGAACAGGTGCGCTACAGCGACGGCAGCGGCTCCAGCTTCAGCTTCGACAGCAAGGGCGTGGAGTTCAGCGCCTCCTGCTATGACCCCGAACTCACGCTGCCCCTCAAGGACACCACCACGTTTACCGGCAAGACCGCCGTGCTGCTGAACGAGAACAGCGCCAGCGCCAGCGAGATGTTCAGCCAGAACATCCGCGCGGGCAAGAACACCGTCCTGATCGGTGAACCCACCTACGGCATCAGCAACACCGTGACGGGCAGCTTCGACCTTCCCGCCCAGCGCAACATGAGCGTCACCATGGGCCGGGTGCTGCTGAACGGCAAGTACGCCGACGAGCAGGTCAAGCCCGACGTGGCTGTGAAAGACGACCTCGCCCTGCTGGCCGACGGCCGGGATGTGGGCCTGGAAGCCGCCTTCTCGCAACTGAAGTAA
- a CDS encoding phytoene desaturase family protein: MTTDHSRSIGILGGGLAGLALAALLGERGHVVTVYERDRAGGKLRRVVVGGLSFDTGPSLFTFPGVWRAFLARLSEAGLGEADPLDLRPLPGGLGVHHTPFGAVPLPVPEGHPLHAAWAAYGAAADVLAPHLGTLLTTPPRLTDPAFRRASAALFRATGGHLTAEGWVRARRLPPALAHAVRTHALNAGLAPSDAPALYALIPALVAGSVARPARGMGQLLDTLLALGAARGVQVHEEARVVRVDAAAARLTLNGGEVRRHDLLVSALDPVRLAALRGQVVPSPVARRTVSGVALYAALPAPAPLPATSVLPPADFGTFRAAMRAGALPPDTLALVHADGPRLAVLLTAPPTALDLGPAHPWVRAQVERVERTLGVPGLLATARDVTALSPRHYAAGGHPGGAIYGAALPAWRGGPLHPQPYRLHPRLWQVGTGVHPGGGIPAILGGALMVDTLLGEVLGRLR; encoded by the coding sequence CTGACCACTGACCACTCACGCTCCATTGGCATTCTCGGCGGGGGTCTGGCGGGCCTCGCGCTCGCGGCGCTGCTGGGCGAGCGGGGGCACGTGGTCACGGTGTACGAACGGGACCGGGCGGGGGGCAAGCTGCGGCGCGTCGTGGTGGGCGGGCTGAGCTTCGACACCGGGCCGAGTCTCTTCACCTTTCCGGGGGTGTGGCGTGCCTTCCTGGCCCGGCTGTCCGAAGCTGGACTGGGCGAGGCGGACCCGCTGGACCTGCGCCCGCTGCCGGGCGGACTGGGCGTGCATCACACGCCGTTCGGCGCGGTGCCGCTGCCTGTGCCGGAGGGCCATCCGCTGCACGCGGCCTGGGCGGCCTACGGTGCGGCGGCGGACGTGCTGGCCCCCCACCTCGGCACACTGCTCACCACGCCGCCACGCCTTACCGACCCGGCCTTCCGGCGGGCGAGTGCGGCGCTGTTCCGGGCGACTGGAGGCCACCTCACCGCCGAGGGCTGGGTGCGCGCCCGGCGGCTGCCCCCCGCTCTGGCCCACGCCGTCCGCACCCACGCGCTGAATGCAGGGCTGGCTCCCAGTGACGCGCCCGCCCTGTACGCCCTGATTCCTGCCCTTGTCGCGGGCAGCGTGGCGCGGCCCGCGCGGGGCATGGGCCAGTTGCTCGACACGCTGCTCGCGCTGGGGGCCGCACGCGGTGTGCAGGTCCACGAGGAGGCGCGGGTCGTCCGGGTGGACGCCGCAGCGGCCCGCCTCACGCTGAACGGGGGAGAGGTCCGCCGCCATGACCTGCTGGTGAGTGCGCTGGACCCGGTGCGCCTCGCGGCGCTGCGGGGTCAGGTGGTGCCCTCGCCGGTCGCCCGCCGCACGGTGAGCGGCGTGGCCCTGTATGCCGCGCTGCCTGCCCCGGCCCCGCTGCCCGCGACCTCGGTCCTGCCGCCGGCCGACTTCGGGACCTTTCGCGCGGCCATGCGGGCCGGGGCCTTGCCGCCCGACACCCTGGCCCTCGTCCACGCGGACGGCCCGCGCCTGGCGGTGCTGCTGACCGCACCTCCCACGGCCCTCGACCTCGGGCCGGCACATCCCTGGGTCCGGGCGCAGGTGGAACGGGTGGAGCGGACGCTGGGCGTGCCCGGCCTGCTGGCGACCGCGCGGGACGTGACGGCCCTCTCCCCCCGGCACTACGCGGCGGGTGGGCATCCCGGCGGGGCCATCTACGGCGCGGCCCTGCCCGCGTGGCGCGGCGGCCCGCTGCATCCCCAGCCCTACCGCCTGCATCCCCGGCTGTGGCAGGTCGGGACCGGCGTGCATCCGGGGGGCGGGATTCCGGCCATTCTGGGCGGAGCGTTGATGGTCGATACATTGCTGGGGGAAGTTCTGGGCCGTCTGCGCTGA
- a CDS encoding S8 family serine peptidase, whose product MKHTRTLLAATLALTLAACGQQAQVTAPAASTPDQTATNGDAYLVGFKESALGAQGLSAQQLAAQAQVQAQAITAAGGTLTSQWAEISAAAVRLGPDALARLKNNPLVEYVEPDLKRHAMGMRSGTTDANAGRGSLTAQGLSAQTTPVYTASGETTWGDSALKVPSLRTGGYTGAGVAVCVTDTGIDGNHPEFARKLKGFKNFVTTETNRNDPYALNDVSHHGTHVSGTIFAQYGAGTGATGTQAGMDPNGVGGVASGVNLYMARVLGDDGSGSSSGIINGVNWCAAQLRSQGGTENKVVISMSLGGGRASQTEQRAYTNVYNKGALVIAATGNDGAAVSYPAAYTNVVGIGAIDDAEAKADFSNFGPQVDLVGPGVHVLSSVPLGQGTRASASGGGVTFSDVQAADLSGKATFSGNIVAAGGTNELCGTGTRNAALSGNIALIARGTCSFEEKTANAVASGAKAVMIYNNAAGPLGMSLTNSYNVPVVGITQADGQALLGKLPTTGTVSVSGADYEYFDGTSMATPHVSAAAAVVWAAKPSLTNTQLLNLLTSTAKDLGAAGKDDNFGYGLVNPLKAITGQ is encoded by the coding sequence ATGAAGCACACCCGCACCCTGCTCGCCGCGACCCTGGCCCTCACGCTCGCCGCCTGTGGACAGCAGGCTCAGGTCACGGCCCCTGCCGCCAGCACCCCGGACCAGACCGCCACGAATGGCGACGCCTACCTGGTGGGCTTCAAGGAAAGCGCGCTGGGTGCCCAGGGCCTCAGTGCCCAGCAGCTTGCCGCGCAGGCCCAGGTGCAGGCGCAGGCCATCACGGCGGCGGGGGGCACGCTCACCAGCCAGTGGGCCGAGATCAGCGCCGCGGCCGTGCGCCTCGGCCCCGACGCGCTGGCCCGCCTGAAGAACAACCCGCTGGTCGAATACGTGGAACCCGACCTGAAGCGCCACGCGATGGGGATGCGCAGCGGCACCACCGACGCGAACGCCGGACGCGGCAGCCTGACGGCCCAGGGCCTCAGCGCGCAGACCACGCCGGTCTACACCGCCAGCGGCGAAACCACCTGGGGGGACAGCGCCCTCAAGGTGCCCAGCCTGCGCACGGGCGGCTACACCGGGGCGGGCGTGGCCGTCTGCGTCACGGACACCGGCATCGACGGGAACCACCCGGAGTTCGCGCGCAAGCTCAAGGGCTTCAAGAACTTCGTGACGACCGAGACGAACCGCAATGACCCCTACGCCCTCAACGACGTGTCGCACCACGGCACACACGTGTCCGGCACCATCTTCGCGCAGTACGGGGCGGGAACTGGGGCGACCGGCACGCAGGCGGGCATGGACCCGAACGGCGTGGGCGGCGTGGCGAGCGGCGTGAACCTGTACATGGCGCGCGTGCTGGGCGACGACGGCTCCGGCAGCTCCAGCGGCATCATCAACGGCGTGAACTGGTGCGCCGCGCAACTCAGGAGCCAGGGCGGCACCGAGAACAAGGTCGTGATCAGCATGTCCCTGGGTGGGGGCCGCGCCAGCCAGACCGAGCAGCGGGCCTACACCAACGTCTACAACAAGGGCGCGCTGGTGATCGCCGCGACCGGGAACGACGGGGCCGCCGTGTCCTACCCCGCCGCCTACACCAACGTGGTCGGTATCGGCGCGATTGACGACGCCGAGGCCAAGGCCGACTTCAGCAACTTCGGCCCGCAGGTGGACCTGGTCGGCCCCGGCGTTCACGTGCTGAGCAGCGTGCCGCTGGGTCAGGGCACCCGCGCCAGTGCCAGCGGCGGCGGCGTGACCTTCAGCGACGTGCAGGCCGCCGACCTCAGCGGCAAGGCCACCTTCAGCGGCAACATCGTGGCGGCGGGCGGCACGAACGAGCTGTGCGGCACCGGCACGCGCAACGCGGCCCTCAGCGGCAACATCGCCCTGATTGCGCGCGGCACCTGCTCCTTCGAGGAAAAGACCGCCAACGCCGTCGCCAGCGGGGCCAAGGCCGTCATGATCTACAACAATGCGGCTGGCCCCCTGGGCATGAGCCTCACCAACAGCTACAACGTGCCTGTCGTGGGCATCACCCAGGCTGACGGCCAGGCCCTCCTGGGCAAGCTGCCCACCACGGGTACGGTCAGCGTCTCCGGGGCCGACTACGAGTACTTCGACGGCACCAGCATGGCGACCCCGCACGTGAGCGCCGCCGCCGCCGTGGTGTGGGCCGCCAAGCCCAGCCTGACGAACACGCAGCTCCTGAACCTGCTCACCAGCACCGCCAAGGACCTGGGCGCGGCCGGCAAGGACGACAACTTCGGCTACGGTCTGGTAAACCCCCTCAAGGCAATCACCGGACAGTAA
- a CDS encoding proline dehydrogenase yields MIDQMYRKAVLTVSGQKFVEDLVRSRAWSVAQRFVAGEDIPAALQAVRELEKDGILGNLDLLGEFIDSPEQCNAFAERVLQLLDAANAAGIRPYVSVKLSSVGQGQLVNGEDLGLTNARRIVGKAKQYGGFVCLDMEDHPRVDITLAQFRTLVGEFGNDTVGTVLQSYLYRTADDLAGLGDLHPNLRIVKGAYLEPESVAMPDKADVDASYRRLVYAQMKAGNYVNVATHDESIIEDVKHFVLAHGIRKDQFEFQMLYGIRRDLQKELAAQGYRVRAYIPYGRDWYAYFSRRIAERPANVLFVLRGMLKG; encoded by the coding sequence ATGATTGACCAGATGTACCGCAAGGCCGTCCTGACCGTCTCGGGACAGAAGTTCGTGGAAGACCTCGTGCGCTCGCGCGCCTGGAGCGTGGCGCAGCGTTTCGTGGCCGGTGAGGATATTCCCGCCGCCCTCCAGGCGGTGCGGGAACTGGAAAAAGACGGCATCCTGGGCAACCTCGACCTGCTGGGCGAGTTCATCGACTCGCCGGAGCAGTGCAACGCCTTCGCGGAGCGGGTGCTGCAACTGCTGGACGCGGCGAACGCCGCTGGAATCCGGCCCTACGTCAGCGTGAAGCTGTCCAGCGTCGGCCAGGGGCAGCTTGTCAACGGCGAGGATCTGGGCCTGACCAACGCCCGCCGCATCGTGGGCAAGGCCAAGCAGTACGGCGGGTTCGTGTGCCTGGACATGGAGGATCACCCGCGCGTGGACATCACCCTCGCGCAGTTCCGCACGCTGGTGGGCGAGTTCGGCAACGACACGGTGGGAACGGTGCTCCAGAGCTACCTCTACCGCACGGCGGACGACCTGGCTGGCCTGGGCGACCTGCACCCCAACCTCCGCATCGTGAAGGGCGCGTACCTGGAACCCGAATCCGTCGCCATGCCCGACAAGGCCGACGTGGATGCCAGCTACCGCCGCCTGGTCTATGCCCAGATGAAGGCAGGCAATTACGTGAACGTCGCCACCCACGACGAGAGCATCATCGAGGACGTGAAGCACTTCGTGCTGGCGCACGGCATTCGCAAGGACCAGTTCGAGTTCCAGATGCTCTACGGCATCCGCCGCGACCTGCAAAAGGAACTGGCGGCGCAGGGCTACCGCGTCCGCGCCTACATCCCTTACGGGCGCGACTGGTACGCCTACTTCAGCCGCCGGATTGCCGAGAGGCCCGCGAACGTGCTGTTCGTGCTGCGCGGGATGCTCAAGGGATGA
- the recO gene encoding DNA repair protein RecO, whose protein sequence is MRSRSANRSGIVLRRRVTPAGDIIVTLLTPQGKVKAIARGGVRGALSSRLNLFHHVAVQVYQTPQADLATVQQAVLEGALPRLAEPERYAFAHLMAELADALFQEGEFSEQAFELFAGALRGVSHQPDPEWVALVMSYKLLGLAGFVMQTARCARCGTANPEHPDPLGGQLLCAACASLPAYPPESLDFLRSVVRRSVRASMESPVPHDQRPALWRALERFVTVQVGNVQSWRQLVPTGAAGEQAVIPAR, encoded by the coding sequence ATGAGGTCGCGCAGTGCCAACCGCAGCGGCATCGTGCTTCGGCGGCGCGTGACGCCCGCCGGGGACATCATCGTGACGCTGCTGACGCCGCAGGGCAAGGTCAAGGCGATTGCGCGCGGGGGCGTGCGGGGTGCCCTGTCCAGCCGCCTGAACCTCTTTCACCATGTGGCCGTGCAGGTGTACCAGACGCCCCAGGCCGACCTGGCGACGGTGCAGCAGGCGGTGCTGGAGGGGGCGCTGCCCCGGCTGGCCGAGCCGGAGCGCTACGCCTTCGCGCACCTGATGGCCGAACTCGCCGACGCCCTGTTTCAGGAGGGCGAGTTCAGCGAGCAGGCCTTCGAGCTGTTCGCGGGTGCCCTGCGCGGCGTCTCGCATCAGCCCGACCCCGAGTGGGTGGCCCTGGTCATGAGCTACAAGCTGCTGGGCCTGGCGGGCTTCGTGATGCAGACGGCCCGCTGCGCCCGTTGCGGCACCGCGAATCCGGAACATCCCGACCCGCTGGGCGGCCAGCTTCTTTGCGCGGCCTGCGCCAGCCTGCCCGCCTACCCCCCGGAAAGCCTGGACTTCCTGCGAAGCGTGGTGCGCCGCAGCGTGCGCGCCAGCATGGAGAGTCCGGTGCCCCACGACCAGCGCCCGGCCCTGTGGCGTGCGCTGGAGCGCTTCGTGACCGTGCAGGTGGGGAATGTGCAGAGCTGGCGGCAACTGGTGCCGACGGGTGCGGCTGGGGAACAGGCTGTCATTCCGGCGCGCTGA